DNA sequence from the Rubripirellula tenax genome:
TTTCCTTTCAATGGCGGGCGAACCCTTCTGAGTTGTCACTGCATGTTGATAAGCAATCAGATTTGTGATTCGACATGCTAGACAGACTCTTTGTAACAACAAAGAAAGTGGCGATTGCGATGGCACGCGAAACTGGCGATACCCTTTCCCTTTCGCCGGTTTTCACGGGGCAACTCTCGTTGTTTAATCTGACACCTACACCAACTCGGCATAGCGACGAAGTCGATGGCACATTGAATAACCGTGTGGTCTTTCGCCTTGCCTCTGCTTCGGTCGCTCATCACAGCAACGCTTACGCCAGACTTCGTCTGTCTTTCGCCTTGCCGTTGCTCGCCGCTCTCTTCGCATGCTGCGCGAAAGGCAAACAAAGATTTTTGAATTGTTTTCTTCCGAGCGGGCCTTCAGCAGGAGTGAAAGGCCACTCGGAAGGAAAACAATTTGCCTTCGGCGGGTGGCCGTTGGAAGCAACGGGCAGCATGCCCATCATTGGAGACACCACCATGGATAAGAACGCAAAGCACGAGAATATCAATGGAATAATCGAGATCACAAAGTTCTCGCTTGGGGCGTTAGGGGCGACACCGGGCGCGCTAGAGCACCTGGAAGAGCAAGAGCTCTATGATCTGGTGCAACGCCACGCATCGGGCGATTGGGGGAATTGCAGTGAACATGACCGCGAAGCCAACGAAGATGCAATTCGGACCGGAGCACGGATATTCTCGATCTACCAAAGCAAATCAGGCGAAAAGATCTGGATCATTACGGAAGCTAGCCGGGCCTCGACGACCGTACTGCTGCCAAGTGACTATTGACCAAACTGCCGGGCGTCGTGCCCGGCTTTACTGTTCAATCATGGCGATGTTTCATCCGCCTTGATTCTTCGCGAATATCCAGTCGTGGGCTTTCGCCGCAACCTTTTCGATTAGTGGCAAGTCATCTCGCCCGAAACGTGTCGACTCGACCCAACTGTCACCATTCTTGAAAAGCCGCGTCAACGTCGTCGTGTATCGGCATCCCTGTTTCGTCTGGTTCTCCCAGACAGTCGCCTTGATTAGGCCCATCCGAAATTCGATCACTGGTGGTTTGCTCATTGTCTATTTTCTCGTCGTCTGAAATTAGGTAATCCGGCAATCCGCGAACGGCTGCCGGGTGAAGTTTGCCGCACGGTGGACACCGCATCGGCTGAAACGGGGCAAACCATTTGCTCCCGCACCGCTCGCAGGACGCGATGAACCAATCAGCTTTCATCGTCGACCTGACAGCACTGCCATCCGCGAGCAGTCTTATTCGCAAAAAGCTCGACGTAGGGTCCGGGGCTGACGGCCTCGACCAGATCGCGGACGGCGGAGGGCTTACCGCCATTTCGTGGCTTGTTCGCCTTGATCCAGCTATGGACGGTCTTATCTTGGAATGGGCAATCACCTCGGACACCGAGCATCAACAGCTCGTGAGCGCGACGCCAATACGGGCCCGGGCCGCGTTTGGGCCTAATCCAAACGAGAATATCTTGCGGCTTGAACCCCCATGCCTCGACCACACGATGAGCCGCCGCGCACTGCTCATTGCTGGTCCACAAATGAAGGTGTGCATTCTCGGCGGCAAGATCACCGATCGGCAATCCACACAACTGATCAATGCTCAGCGTTCCCTCTCCGTCCCCCGTCGCTGGTGGTGCAGCATAGATGCAACCAAACTTAGCTCCCGATGCAAGGACCTCACTCAGCGTTGCTGGCGGCAGCCAATCATTTTCCGTCGCGGACTTTCCACCCTTTCCAGGACCACGAATCGTTCTTGCGTAGCGAAGCGCCTCGGCGGTCGTTAGTTCGACACGACGAACGGTGAATTGCCCGATGAAGTCATCAAACAGGGTTTCGGGGACCGCCGCGAGCAGTTGCCAACGCGACGATTGATCCTTCGAGATTCCCAAGTCCTCTAGCGTTCTTCGGTCGGCACTTTGGTCACTGCGCCGGTCGCCTCCGTGCAGTTTCATTTCCGCGAGCATCTCGCCAGCTTTTCGCTCCGCTCGAAGCTTGAGTTCCGCGGCTTTGTTTTGGACCTCGAGCCCGAGACCTACGCTCTCGATGTACTTGCGAACGGCCTCGGCGCGGTCTCGGACCTCTTTGATGTCTTCGACCCTCGACACGACCGCCAACGCTTGCTGCACTCCGTTGAGTGCAATTAGCTGTGCTGACGCCGCGTCATTGTGGTCGCTCGTAGCAGCGACTTCTCGACCCTCTTGCTTCGGTTCCGACTGCGATTGGTCGGAACTCTCTTCTTTCGTGAAGAGTCCCATGCGATTGCCTTTTGTTAGGAACAAACTGATTCGCCAACGGTTGGCGATTACCCTGACTATTGAAAACTCAAAACAGCCAATCGCGAAGAAAGTGGACGTTGTGATGGCACGTCCACTGCAAGTTCGGTTGTCGTCGACGTTGATTTTCACGACGAATACAGCCGTACGAGACCTGACACCCTTTCCGATTTGATTCGTCAAGCATGTGAGGCAAATCCTGTAGAGTTTGGGGGCGTTCCTCGGTCGGTGCAGGAGCCACACGGGTACGTCATTTCCGCTTCGCGGAAAATGACCGTCATGCGTTTCCGCGTCGCGGAAAACGCACGCCGCCCTCTGCCATGCTGCTCGCTCGGCCGCAAGGTCCACTCCGCTGCGCTCCGTTCTCCACCTTGCCCCCGGCTCGACAGCAAGTCAGGTGTCTCCTGCACCGACCGAGGAACGCTTCGGAAACAGTGCTAAGAATGAACCAACAAATGGAGACACGCCATGTTGAAAAGAAAGAAGGCTCAGCCAACCGCTCAGCCCCAACGAAACGAAACTTTAGATTTCGAGGAGAACCGCCCACTCAAGCAACGAATTTACGGGAGCGTAATCACAAGAATCTGGAAGAACGAAAGTATCACGGGAGAAATCAGCTACACGTTTTCCCAAAACCGAATCTACGAGAGATATGGCGAGGAGCGGCTCGCCAAAAGCTTCCGCCCGAGTGACTTCCCGGACGTTATTCGTGGTTGCGAATGGATTGCGGGATTCGCCAAGGTGCCCGCGCAAGATAAGACGCCCGCAAGCACGCGCCCCGAGCTGCGAGTACATCGCACACAAACACGACGAACAGGAGGTCAATAATGAACTGGACAGCGGATGACTATCAGATTGAAGCGACGAGTTTCGGTTGCGTTGTTGTCGGAATGCGGCGGCAAACACCAAGCTCAGAAATCGAAATTGGCATGTTTCGAGATGAGAGCCTTGCTGGTGAAACGTCACGCTTCTTCAAAGCGAGCGACACCCGCGACATCGCACTCGCAGTCGCTTGGGTCGAATTGACGACTCGGAAGTGGCGACGAGAAAACGACGCCTTAGCCGACATGGAAATTAATAACGCTACGAAGCAATAGACACGGAGACAAAAAACATGAGCATGACAGTCAGAGAGAAAGAGCATTGGAAAGAGAGAATTGGAAAACGCATCGAGTCAACGATCGCGCGGATCGTTGCCGAACGCGATCCGAGCTACTTGGAAACGATCGAAACAAGAGCGGAAGAGTTGGCGCAACAGCGGCTTGGGCTTGACGAAACAGTGAAGCGAGCCGAAGAAATCGACGCAACAATCGAGCGGCTGAAGGAAGAAAGGGTGGAGCATCTAAAACGCAATGCCTCCCGATTGAGTGGGCGAACCGTCAGCAGCATCGCCGACAGGGGCGAGTGGGTCGCAAAGGGTATCATCGACAAACGCATGGAGTCACAGCAAAAGTTGGAGAAGCGTCGGCTAATGGAAAGCGATGAGCTTGGAAAGCTGATTTTGGCGTTGCTGGATGAGCAAGACGCAATGCTTGATACCGTTTGGCTCGCAACCTCACCACGTCAAATTCGCGACCTTTGGGAAAGTGTCTCGCGTCTGCTAAACGAGCAGACAACGTCCCTCCAAGAAGGTGTCCTTGCTGAGACTGAATGACGGACAGCCGGAGGCGACATCGTCGCTTCCGGCCTTTTACTACTAACAAACGAACAATCGAGTTCTGCAGCGTAAGCAGCGAGCCTAAGCAACGAATAG
Encoded proteins:
- a CDS encoding MT-A70 family methyltransferase; the protein is MGLFTKEESSDQSQSEPKQEGREVAATSDHNDAASAQLIALNGVQQALAVVSRVEDIKEVRDRAEAVRKYIESVGLGLEVQNKAAELKLRAERKAGEMLAEMKLHGGDRRSDQSADRRTLEDLGISKDQSSRWQLLAAVPETLFDDFIGQFTVRRVELTTAEALRYARTIRGPGKGGKSATENDWLPPATLSEVLASGAKFGCIYAAPPATGDGEGTLSIDQLCGLPIGDLAAENAHLHLWTSNEQCAAAHRVVEAWGFKPQDILVWIRPKRGPGPYWRRAHELLMLGVRGDCPFQDKTVHSWIKANKPRNGGKPSAVRDLVEAVSPGPYVELFANKTARGWQCCQVDDES